In Synechococcus sp. KORDI-100, a single window of DNA contains:
- a CDS encoding ABC transporter ATP-binding protein, with translation MTSSFSNVSERPPLRRLLTHLAPQRRLVAAAVCCSLLNKLFDLAPPLLIGLAVDVVVRKRDSILASFGISSPFHQLWLLALLTFLIWAAESLFEYLYDVLWRNLAQTTQHRLRLEAYDHLQQLELAFFEQDSSGRLMAVLNDDINQLERFLDRGANQILQLITTVLVVGIGMAVVAPEVALFAYLPIPVILWGSLRFQNRLAPRYREVRARAGDLASRLANNLGGMLTIKSFTAEALELERLTGESQAYLESNARAIKLSAAFIPLIRFAILFAFMAILLIGGFRTLSGQLEVSTYSVLVFITQRLLWPLTALGRTLDEYQRSMASTRRVLDLIDTPIGIKGGPQMLDRRMVRGELRFEAVDFAYEGRPALLQGFDLVIPASSTIGIVGSTGSGKSTVVKLLLRLYERDGGWILLDDRPIEALQLQQLRRAIALVSQDVYLFHGTVAENIAYGSDSSDQAALERAAQLAEAAGFIEDLPERYDTLVGERGQRLSGGQRQRIALARAILKDAPILVLDEATAAVDNDTEAAIQRSLERITRDRTTLVIAHRLSTVRHADRIVVMERGRIVEQGRHDELLRLNGVYTNLWQVQAGERSFAS, from the coding sequence ATGACATCAAGCTTCAGCAACGTTTCAGAACGACCGCCCCTGCGGCGTCTGCTGACCCATCTGGCTCCCCAGCGACGGCTGGTGGCCGCGGCAGTCTGCTGCTCGCTGCTGAACAAGCTCTTCGATCTCGCCCCGCCGCTGCTGATCGGCCTTGCCGTCGATGTGGTGGTGCGCAAACGGGATTCGATCCTGGCGAGCTTCGGAATCTCAAGCCCGTTTCATCAGCTCTGGTTGCTGGCGCTGCTCACCTTTCTGATCTGGGCTGCCGAATCGCTGTTCGAATATCTCTACGACGTGCTCTGGCGCAACCTGGCCCAGACCACCCAGCACCGGTTGCGTCTCGAGGCTTACGACCATCTGCAGCAGCTCGAGCTGGCGTTCTTTGAGCAGGACAGCAGCGGCCGCCTGATGGCGGTGCTCAATGACGACATCAATCAGCTTGAGCGCTTCCTCGATCGGGGTGCCAATCAGATCCTGCAGCTGATCACAACGGTTCTGGTGGTTGGCATCGGCATGGCCGTGGTGGCGCCGGAGGTGGCCTTGTTCGCCTATCTGCCGATCCCCGTGATCCTCTGGGGCTCGCTGCGTTTTCAGAACCGCCTGGCCCCGCGCTACCGCGAGGTGCGTGCCCGGGCCGGTGATCTGGCGTCCCGCCTGGCCAACAACCTCGGCGGCATGCTCACGATCAAGAGCTTCACCGCTGAAGCCCTGGAACTGGAGCGACTGACGGGAGAAAGCCAGGCCTATCTGGAGAGCAATGCCCGGGCGATCAAGCTCTCGGCCGCGTTCATTCCCCTGATCCGCTTCGCGATCCTGTTCGCCTTCATGGCGATCCTGCTGATCGGCGGCTTTCGAACCCTCTCCGGTCAGCTGGAGGTGAGCACCTACAGCGTGCTGGTGTTCATCACCCAGCGCCTGCTCTGGCCGCTGACGGCTCTAGGCCGAACCCTCGATGAATACCAGCGTTCAATGGCCTCCACCCGGCGTGTGCTGGACCTGATCGACACACCGATCGGCATCAAGGGCGGCCCGCAGATGCTTGATCGGAGGATGGTTCGCGGGGAGCTGCGTTTTGAAGCGGTGGACTTCGCCTATGAGGGCCGTCCAGCGTTGCTGCAGGGGTTTGACCTGGTGATCCCGGCCAGCAGCACCATCGGCATCGTGGGCTCGACCGGATCCGGAAAGAGCACCGTGGTGAAGCTGCTGTTGCGCCTGTATGAGCGCGACGGCGGCTGGATTCTGCTGGATGACCGACCGATCGAAGCCCTGCAGCTCCAGCAGCTGCGGCGGGCCATCGCTTTGGTGAGTCAGGACGTGTATCTCTTCCATGGCACGGTGGCGGAGAACATCGCCTACGGCAGCGATTCCAGCGATCAGGCTGCACTTGAACGGGCTGCGCAGCTGGCGGAGGCTGCCGGCTTCATCGAGGACCTTCCCGAGCGCTACGACACCTTGGTGGGTGAGCGAGGCCAGCGCCTCTCCGGCGGCCAGCGTCAGCGCATCGCCCTGGCGCGAGCGATCCTCAAAGACGCCCCGATCCTGGTGCTCGATGAGGCCACGGCAGCGGTGGACAACGACACGGAGGCGGCGATTCAGCGATCACTGGAACGGATTACCCGTGACCGCACCACCCTGGTGATCGCCCATCGCCTGAGCACGGTGCGCCATGCCGATCGGATTGTCGTGATGGAACGGGGCCGGATCGTCGAGCAGGGCCGCCACGATGAGCTGTTACGGCTCAATGGCGTTTACACGAATCTCTGGCAGGTGCAGGCGGGAGAGCGCTCTTTCGCTTCCTGA
- a CDS encoding cation:proton antiporter yields MAMEASLNDLTHHPLGVFALLVGISAAVPPLVRRIGLPDLVGLLLAGVLIGPHALQWVETDSETVRLLSDLGAVYLLFTMGLEIDLEEFNRVKRRSLIYGLLILVIGVATGVSIGWMAGFASVSCLLLGALMATHTPLGYPIVRSYGAQKDESVVVSVGSTIFTDIVALLLLAVGLGLGKGDLSGFGITWLLLKIALFAVVVVVGIRWLGKRLVMRGINDENRMVLAVLVALFLASLGAELAGVEKIVGAFLAGLAVNSVLPEGRVKEQVIFVGGVLFIPIFFIDLGLLLDVGSLGRSLSKFQFTALMLLGAIGGKGLASWISGALFGYRRPQILMMWSLTMPKVAATLATAFIGFQAGLLNQMVLNAVLAVMVVTATLGPILTERSVTRLTESQQGMVPVSFGEEQEQIDGISEVVQRPLRIVVPVANPGNEQGLLSIASRLVGGSAGGEGLLLPLAMVNPSLEEVRGGLNRAVASARSRLSQAEQIGHALQVPTRTLLRLDEDIAGGMSRTALEQAADLLLIGAGRPDQLRAWLLGDVVDGVCRTAHCPVVVVDLGRQRDAGLNRILVPIKDLSASAREQFELALRVLNSAPQDQRTRITLLHVHDPRFSRQDRQWMEDQLIRWRPAAIPAERFHMVIVRGPGIDGSIHRLSREHDLVILRTQRRRVAGLPIPGSDRTSKLISQLPCAAMVISDPLV; encoded by the coding sequence ATGGCGATGGAGGCCTCTCTGAACGATCTCACCCACCACCCGCTGGGGGTGTTCGCCCTGCTGGTGGGGATCAGTGCGGCAGTGCCGCCCCTGGTTCGCCGGATCGGTCTGCCGGATCTGGTGGGCCTGCTGCTGGCGGGGGTGCTGATCGGTCCCCATGCGTTGCAGTGGGTTGAAACCGACAGCGAAACGGTGCGGCTGCTCTCTGATCTGGGGGCCGTTTATCTGCTGTTCACGATGGGGCTGGAGATCGACCTGGAGGAGTTCAACCGGGTCAAACGCCGCTCCCTGATCTATGGCCTGCTGATCCTGGTGATCGGTGTGGCCACCGGCGTCAGCATCGGCTGGATGGCGGGGTTTGCCTCCGTTTCGTGCCTGTTGCTGGGTGCCCTGATGGCCACCCACACGCCGCTGGGGTATCCGATCGTGCGCAGTTACGGCGCCCAGAAGGATGAATCGGTGGTGGTGAGCGTGGGCAGCACGATCTTCACCGACATCGTCGCCCTGCTGCTCCTGGCGGTGGGTCTGGGCCTTGGCAAAGGCGATCTCAGCGGTTTCGGCATCACCTGGTTGCTGCTCAAGATCGCCCTTTTCGCTGTGGTGGTGGTGGTGGGCATCCGCTGGCTGGGCAAGCGGCTGGTGATGCGCGGTATCAACGACGAGAACCGCATGGTGCTGGCGGTGCTGGTGGCCCTGTTCCTGGCGTCCTTGGGAGCGGAACTGGCGGGGGTGGAAAAGATCGTGGGTGCCTTCCTGGCGGGGCTGGCGGTGAATTCGGTGCTGCCTGAGGGCCGGGTGAAGGAGCAGGTGATCTTTGTTGGGGGTGTGCTGTTCATCCCGATCTTCTTTATTGATCTCGGCCTGCTGCTGGATGTGGGCAGCCTCGGCCGGAGCCTCTCGAAGTTTCAGTTCACCGCCCTGATGCTGTTGGGGGCGATCGGCGGCAAGGGCCTGGCCTCCTGGATCAGCGGCGCACTGTTCGGCTACCGGCGGCCGCAGATTCTGATGATGTGGTCGCTCACCATGCCGAAGGTGGCGGCAACCCTGGCCACCGCCTTCATCGGTTTCCAGGCGGGCCTGCTCAACCAGATGGTGCTGAATGCCGTCCTGGCGGTGATGGTGGTGACGGCGACGCTGGGGCCGATCCTCACCGAACGCTCCGTGACCCGGCTCACCGAGTCGCAGCAGGGGATGGTGCCCGTGAGCTTCGGTGAGGAACAGGAACAGATCGATGGCATCAGCGAGGTGGTGCAGCGGCCGCTGCGCATCGTGGTGCCGGTCGCCAACCCGGGCAATGAGCAGGGGCTGTTGAGCATCGCCTCCCGCCTGGTCGGGGGATCGGCGGGGGGCGAAGGCCTGCTGCTGCCGCTGGCGATGGTGAACCCGAGCCTGGAGGAGGTGCGCGGTGGTCTGAACCGGGCGGTGGCCTCAGCCCGCAGTCGCCTCAGCCAGGCCGAGCAGATCGGCCATGCCCTGCAGGTTCCCACCCGCACCCTGTTGCGGCTGGATGAGGACATCGCCGGTGGCATGAGCCGCACGGCACTGGAGCAGGCGGCGGATCTGCTGTTGATCGGTGCCGGACGCCCCGATCAGCTGCGGGCCTGGCTGCTGGGGGATGTGGTGGATGGGGTCTGCCGCACCGCCCATTGCCCGGTGGTGGTGGTGGATCTTGGCCGCCAGCGCGATGCGGGACTCAACCGGATTCTGGTGCCGATCAAGGATCTCTCCGCCAGTGCCCGGGAGCAGTTTGAGCTGGCCTTGCGGGTGCTCAACAGTGCCCCGCAGGACCAACGCACCCGGATTACCCTGCTGCATGTGCATGATCCGCGCTTCAGCCGTCAGGACCGTCAGTGGATGGAAGATCAGCTCATCCGTTGGCGACCGGCAGCCATTCCGGCTGAGCGCTTCCACATGGTGATCGTGCGCGGACCGGGCATCGATGGCTCGATCCATCGCCTCAGCCGGGAACATGATCTGGTGATCCTGCGCACCCAGCGGCGGCGGGTGGCCGGCCTGCCGATTCCCGGCAGTGATCGCACGAGCAAATTGATCAGCCAGTTGCCCTGCGCCGCGATGGTGATCAGCGATCCGTTGGTTTAA
- a CDS encoding LCP family protein, with amino-acid sequence MATPSSPAQPPRDRAVWIAAVVGLAGGLMLSVPLTRSLQGDQTPAAPQTRSLQGDQTPAAPQTLSNPFGSWAGFGVQDVVVLGRDASGSNTDTIFTLRVEGGRTVITQIPRDSYVNADGFGAMKINGLLAAGGPEAVERELTRLMDRPIRHHIVVKLDAISTLADLVGGIEVDVPKRLYYVDRSQGLVIDLQPGKQLLKGKELEGFLRWRNDGRGDFGRLERQQLALKALFERIKQPQNLIRLPALIAAAGNELQTDLGPVELGGLVTAIGSTDLDTKRLKATPFSRGGVSYLDTEWPAKDSSGVEASEASSRRSQFLF; translated from the coding sequence ATGGCCACGCCGTCCTCCCCTGCTCAGCCTCCCCGGGATCGGGCGGTATGGATCGCTGCGGTTGTAGGACTTGCCGGTGGCCTGATGCTTTCGGTGCCGCTGACCCGCAGCCTGCAGGGCGATCAGACCCCGGCAGCACCGCAGACCCGCAGCCTGCAGGGCGATCAGACCCCGGCAGCACCGCAGACGTTGAGCAATCCGTTTGGAAGCTGGGCTGGCTTCGGGGTTCAGGACGTGGTCGTGCTCGGCCGTGATGCCTCCGGCAGCAACACCGACACGATCTTCACGCTGCGGGTGGAGGGTGGTCGCACCGTGATCACCCAGATCCCTAGGGACAGTTACGTGAATGCCGACGGCTTCGGGGCGATGAAGATCAATGGCCTGCTGGCCGCTGGTGGACCGGAGGCGGTGGAGCGGGAACTCACGCGGCTGATGGATCGACCGATCCGCCACCACATCGTGGTGAAACTGGATGCGATCAGCACCCTGGCTGATCTGGTGGGTGGCATCGAGGTGGATGTGCCCAAGCGGCTGTATTACGTCGACCGCAGCCAGGGATTGGTGATCGATCTGCAGCCGGGCAAGCAACTTCTGAAAGGCAAGGAGCTGGAGGGCTTCCTGCGCTGGCGCAACGACGGCCGCGGCGATTTCGGCCGGCTGGAACGCCAGCAACTGGCGTTGAAGGCGTTGTTTGAACGGATCAAGCAGCCGCAGAATCTGATCCGGCTACCGGCCTTGATTGCAGCGGCCGGCAACGAACTGCAGACCGATCTTGGGCCGGTTGAGCTGGGCGGATTGGTCACAGCGATCGGTAGCACTGATCTGGACACGAAGCGGTTGAAGGCAACCCCGTTCAGCCGTGGCGGTGTGAGCTATCTCGATACGGAATGGCCAGCGAAAGACAGCAGCGGCGTGGAAGCCAGTGAAGCGAGCAGCCGCCGCTCGCAATTTTTGTTTTGA
- the psbP gene encoding photosystem II reaction center PsbP — protein MQPFRSLVRLLSCLALVVVLGACAAGPTAGLQSYQSPDGRFAFLYPTGWTQVQVSNGPRVVFHDLIHSDETVSLMVNKVDEQNDLSALGSAVAVGERLRREVIATVGSGRTAELIEAGEREMNGHTFYDLEYAVHLPDRDRHELATVVVDRGRLYTLATSVNEDRWEKVQDLCGRVVRSLNLLI, from the coding sequence ATGCAGCCGTTCCGATCACTTGTCCGCCTGCTCTCCTGCCTGGCCCTGGTGGTCGTTCTGGGAGCCTGTGCAGCCGGACCGACCGCAGGCCTGCAGTCGTACCAGAGCCCCGACGGTCGATTTGCCTTCCTCTACCCGACCGGTTGGACCCAGGTGCAGGTAAGCAATGGCCCCCGGGTGGTGTTCCACGACCTGATCCACAGCGATGAAACCGTGAGCCTGATGGTGAACAAGGTCGATGAGCAGAACGATCTCAGCGCCCTCGGCAGTGCTGTGGCTGTGGGTGAGCGGCTGCGCCGGGAAGTGATTGCCACCGTTGGCAGCGGCCGTACCGCTGAACTGATTGAAGCCGGTGAACGGGAGATGAACGGCCATACCTTCTATGACCTCGAATACGCCGTGCACCTTCCCGATCGCGACCGCCACGAACTGGCGACGGTTGTGGTGGATCGCGGCCGGCTCTACACCCTCGCCACCAGCGTCAATGAAGATCGCTGGGAGAAAGTACAGGACCTCTGCGGACGGGTTGTCCGCTCGCTGAATCTGTTGATCTGA
- the recR gene encoding recombination mediator RecR yields MARLIDQFERLPGIGPRTAQRLALHLLNQPEEQIQQFADALLAARSQVGQCQRCFHLSADPLCEICRNPERSNGLICVVAESRDLLAMERTREFQGSYHVLGGLISPMDGVGPELLHITSLVKRLDSEAITEVILALTPSVEGDTTSLYLARLIKPFCEVSRIAYGLPMGSELEYADEVTLSRALEGRRPVD; encoded by the coding sequence TTGGCCCGGCTGATCGATCAGTTCGAACGTCTGCCAGGCATTGGCCCTCGCACCGCCCAGCGTCTGGCATTGCATCTGCTCAATCAACCGGAGGAGCAGATCCAGCAATTTGCCGATGCGTTGTTGGCGGCCCGCAGCCAGGTGGGCCAGTGCCAACGCTGTTTTCACCTATCCGCTGATCCGCTCTGTGAGATCTGTCGCAACCCCGAACGCAGCAACGGTCTGATCTGTGTGGTGGCGGAGTCTCGCGATCTTCTGGCGATGGAGCGTACCCGTGAATTTCAGGGCAGTTATCACGTTCTCGGTGGCTTGATTTCACCGATGGATGGTGTGGGCCCTGAGTTGCTGCACATCACCTCCCTGGTGAAACGGCTGGATTCAGAGGCGATCACGGAGGTGATCCTGGCGCTCACGCCGAGTGTGGAGGGAGACACCACCAGCCTCTACCTGGCCCGGTTGATCAAACCCTTTTGTGAAGTGAGCCGCATTGCCTACGGCCTGCCGATGGGCAGTGAACTGGAATACGCCGATGAGGTCACCTTGAGTCGTGCTTTGGAAGGACGCCGACCCGTTGATTGA
- a CDS encoding vanadium-dependent haloperoxidase — protein MLAQAAAEQIAPEQVISETKPGQVPEVLAVDEQALTRESETVLPTLDEAIPEVAELIPEVDEVFGDVKGFVADVEALIPDVETSIQHVSGLIPDVDEELPDVDEEIPDVDDELQDVDQELPVVEEELPDVDEEIPDVDDELPDVDEELPDVSDELPDVDEELPDVSDELPDVDEELPVVDEELTNVDDELIPEPTQEPSEGASHGSTLVVKWNELALQAIREDKPVPTVITRSLHLAHAAMYDAWAAFDADAAGAYFNPRQTRQLGRRSAERMKLERAVSMAAHNTLSELFPNHRDSFDQLLRDLGLDDAQHPAARLGARVSRAVLRSRANDGANASGGYADTTGYQARNAPDAEDLDPNYWTPLKVPNGRAVDDNGTPIATDDPSSYDIQSPLTPHWGGVTPFAIDSGAAFRPVAPPMFGDFSPYTDANGVVTTNDAAYRQQFTEVAELSAALTPQQKVIAEYWADGPKSSTPPGHWNEFAHDIALREEHDLGQDAKFFFALNNALFDTGIAIWDAKYSHDFVRPQTAIRYLFEDQEIEAWGGPNQGTQLIPGSSWQPYQDVTFVTPAFPEYTSGHSGFSYAAATVLEAFTGSDVLYDGVSTGVQDLDGDGEPDLIGRYTTDELAFEAYDGDPITLQWGTVWDAAAEAGRSRLYGGIHIQDGDLRAREMGQQVAAQVWSATEALFTAEDGTTLPSPRRPRRPRRSERRERRNQRRNAQPAEAMDLASPVEPLESEIAAEFDALNDSDSAAPDELLVPDSALMM, from the coding sequence TTGCTCGCTCAGGCCGCTGCTGAGCAGATCGCTCCAGAACAGGTCATCTCAGAGACAAAGCCAGGGCAAGTGCCTGAAGTGCTGGCCGTCGATGAGCAAGCCTTGACGCGCGAGAGCGAGACGGTCCTTCCGACCCTCGATGAGGCGATTCCGGAGGTTGCGGAGCTGATTCCGGAGGTTGATGAAGTTTTTGGAGATGTAAAAGGTTTTGTCGCAGATGTGGAAGCGTTGATTCCAGACGTTGAGACGTCGATCCAACATGTGTCTGGGCTGATTCCGGATGTTGATGAGGAGCTCCCGGATGTTGACGAGGAGATCCCGGACGTTGATGACGAGCTTCAGGATGTGGATCAGGAGCTTCCGGTTGTTGAGGAGGAACTCCCGGATGTTGACGAGGAGATCCCGGACGTTGATGACGAGCTTCCGGATGTGGATGAGGAGCTTCCGGACGTTAGTGACGAGCTCCCGGATGTTGATGAGGAGCTTCCGGACGTTAGTGACGAGCTCCCGGATGTTGATGAGGAACTTCCGGTTGTTGATGAGGAGCTCACGAATGTCGATGACGAGCTGATCCCTGAACCGACTCAGGAGCCCAGTGAGGGGGCCAGTCACGGATCAACGTTGGTGGTGAAGTGGAACGAACTGGCCTTGCAGGCCATCCGGGAGGACAAACCGGTCCCGACGGTGATCACGCGTTCGCTGCATCTGGCCCATGCAGCGATGTACGACGCCTGGGCAGCGTTTGATGCAGACGCGGCAGGTGCTTACTTCAACCCCCGCCAGACGCGTCAACTCGGTCGGCGATCTGCGGAGCGCATGAAGCTGGAGAGGGCCGTCAGCATGGCGGCCCACAACACCCTGTCGGAACTGTTTCCGAATCACCGCGACAGCTTTGATCAGCTGCTGAGGGATCTCGGCCTCGATGATGCCCAGCACCCTGCGGCCCGTCTGGGGGCCCGCGTCAGCCGTGCCGTGTTGCGTTCCCGCGCCAATGACGGTGCAAACGCTTCAGGCGGCTACGCCGACACCACAGGTTACCAGGCCCGGAATGCGCCGGACGCCGAGGATCTCGATCCCAATTACTGGACCCCGTTGAAGGTGCCCAATGGCCGTGCCGTCGATGACAACGGCACACCCATCGCCACCGACGACCCATCCAGCTACGACATTCAGTCGCCGTTGACGCCCCACTGGGGTGGTGTCACCCCGTTTGCCATCGACAGCGGTGCGGCGTTCCGCCCCGTGGCCCCTCCCATGTTCGGCGATTTCAGCCCCTACACCGACGCCAACGGTGTGGTGACTACGAACGATGCGGCCTACCGCCAGCAGTTCACGGAGGTGGCGGAGCTGAGTGCAGCGCTGACGCCGCAGCAGAAGGTGATCGCCGAGTACTGGGCCGATGGCCCAAAGAGCAGCACGCCGCCCGGGCACTGGAATGAATTCGCCCACGACATTGCCTTGCGGGAGGAGCACGATCTCGGCCAGGACGCCAAATTCTTCTTTGCCCTCAACAACGCCCTGTTCGACACGGGAATCGCCATCTGGGATGCCAAGTACAGCCATGATTTCGTGCGTCCGCAGACGGCGATCCGCTATCTCTTCGAGGACCAGGAGATCGAAGCCTGGGGTGGTCCCAACCAGGGCACCCAGCTGATTCCGGGCAGCAGCTGGCAGCCCTATCAGGACGTCACCTTCGTAACGCCGGCGTTTCCGGAATACACCTCCGGCCATTCCGGTTTTTCCTATGCCGCCGCCACGGTTCTGGAGGCCTTCACCGGCAGTGATGTGCTCTATGACGGCGTCAGCACCGGCGTTCAGGACCTCGATGGCGACGGTGAGCCCGATCTGATCGGCCGCTACACCACCGATGAGCTCGCCTTTGAGGCCTATGACGGCGATCCGATCACCCTGCAGTGGGGCACGGTCTGGGATGCCGCCGCCGAGGCCGGTCGCTCCAGGCTGTACGGCGGTATCCATATCCAGGATGGCGACCTTCGCGCCCGCGAGATGGGGCAGCAGGTGGCGGCTCAGGTGTGGAGCGCAACGGAAGCCCTGTTCACGGCGGAGGACGGAACAACGTTGCCCAGCCCCCGTCGTCCCAGGCGTCCCAGACGAAGTGAACGACGCGAACGTCGCAATCAACGCCGCAATGCTCAGCCTGCAGAGGCGATGGATCTGGCCTCTCCGGTCGAACCTCTTGAATCAGAGATTGCTGCTGAATTCGATGCATTGAATGACTCAGATTCTGCTGCTCCCGATGAACTTTTGGTGCCCGATTCAGCCCTGATGATGTGA
- a CDS encoding calcium-binding protein: MSTFSDLLSDAIDSDSSAAAVTDNLPSLADIAEVVDTIPSTTEDIAEVITEVTDEVAEIDADDLADVVAEIDESGVSDLASVTDTLTLAQVQELFETYFGSISEMLSGPVDVVDSTPGELMAVDLSDEGDFVLEEPSGDFSFEPRRGGFRGGGRRRGGRGGRRGLGGGCDRSEDSETGGSTPSVVNPEPEIVSEPSENSVDDASESVIDQSIMDGNLVDESGTELTDTFEVARADVPLDDVISGVRVRGRELVNGTGDDDLIAAGRGRDRLSGRAGADNFLFNEAEGGCGRRQADVISDFDSEQGDRILLDSAAFEGDGVVSVAESRRDFQQLRNSGDCDFIYYQPRGGLYYNENGEESGFGEGGLLAAIKGAPELTAEQIALV, encoded by the coding sequence ATGTCGACATTTTCCGATCTGCTGTCTGATGCCATCGATTCAGATAGCAGCGCAGCTGCTGTCACTGACAATCTTCCATCACTTGCTGATATCGCAGAGGTGGTCGACACCATTCCATCCACCACCGAAGACATCGCTGAGGTGATCACTGAAGTGACTGACGAAGTCGCTGAGATTGATGCTGATGATCTTGCTGATGTGGTTGCTGAGATTGATGAATCAGGCGTGTCTGATCTCGCCTCTGTCACCGACACCCTCACCCTGGCTCAGGTGCAGGAGCTGTTCGAAACCTATTTCGGTTCGATCAGTGAGATGCTATCTGGGCCAGTGGATGTGGTTGATTCAACCCCAGGCGAACTGATGGCCGTCGATCTCTCAGACGAGGGCGATTTTGTGCTGGAGGAGCCATCCGGAGACTTCAGCTTTGAGCCGCGTCGTGGCGGTTTTCGAGGAGGTGGTCGCCGTCGTGGAGGGCGTGGTGGGCGCCGTGGTCTGGGCGGAGGTTGTGATCGATCAGAAGACAGCGAAACCGGCGGAAGTACACCTTCAGTGGTGAATCCAGAGCCCGAAATCGTCAGTGAACCGTCTGAAAACAGTGTGGACGATGCCTCTGAATCTGTGATCGATCAGAGCATTATGGATGGCAACCTTGTTGATGAGAGCGGTACTGAACTCACGGATACGTTTGAGGTTGCTCGTGCTGATGTTCCCCTCGACGATGTCATCAGCGGCGTGCGTGTGCGTGGACGCGAACTTGTCAATGGCACGGGTGATGATGATCTGATTGCCGCTGGACGCGGTCGTGATCGCCTGTCGGGACGTGCCGGCGCCGACAACTTCCTGTTTAACGAAGCTGAAGGCGGCTGTGGTCGGCGTCAGGCGGATGTGATCAGCGACTTCGACAGCGAGCAAGGCGATCGCATCCTGCTAGACAGCGCTGCCTTTGAAGGGGATGGCGTCGTCAGTGTTGCTGAGAGCCGCCGCGACTTCCAGCAGCTCCGTAACAGTGGCGATTGCGATTTCATCTACTACCAGCCCCGGGGCGGCCTCTACTACAACGAGAATGGAGAGGAGAGCGGCTTTGGTGAAGGAGGCCTACTTGCCGCGATCAAAGGTGCTCCGGAACTCACCGCCGAGCAGATCGCCCTGGTCTGA